A genomic window from Silene latifolia isolate original U9 population chromosome 11, ASM4854445v1, whole genome shotgun sequence includes:
- the LOC141613620 gene encoding uncharacterized protein LOC141613620 → MLATGFQGNRWLASPKGYTVTSGYQWMQGTHPPVHWYKDVWDGWATPKHSLIGWLIKHEALNTRVKLFSIGLCNTNRCVLCEKEEEGHGHLFGSCDYSSKVVAVLEDWLHINLSTVTGISKTQKKVYRVIDRALVCDLDGEKLDCRVDLKLRRPDIVADEIKATVKERLIHVVTRPVLVGDKDWLASLGINM, encoded by the coding sequence atgctAGCTACTGGTTTTCAGGGCAATCGGTGGTTAGCAAGTCCAAAAGGTTATACTGTCACTTCTGGTTACCAGTGGatgcagggaacacacccccctGTCCACTGGTATAAGGATGTTTGGGATGGCTGGGCTACTCCTAAGCATTCTCTCATAGGCTGGCTGATCAAACATGAAGCATTGAACACAAGAGTTAAGCTGTTCTCAATAGGCCTGTGTAATACTAACAGGTGTGTTCTCTGTgaaaaggaagaagaagggcATGGCCATCTCTTTGGGAGCTGTGATTATAGCTCTAAGGTTGTTGCTGTGCTAGAGGACTGGTTGCATATTAATTTGAGCACTGTCACTGGTATATCTAAGACACAGAAGAAGGTTTATAGAGTGATCGATCGGGCTTTGGTATGCGATCTGGATGGAGAGAAACTTGATTGTCGTGTTGATCTTAAGCTGAGGAGACCTGATATTGTTGCAGATGAGATCAAAGCTACTGTGAAGGAAAGACTGATACATGTTGTTACTAGGCCTGTGTTAGTAGGGGATAAGGATTGGCTTGCAAGCTTAGGAATTAATATGTGA